The following are encoded in a window of Cycloclasticus pugetii PS-1 genomic DNA:
- a CDS encoding deoxynucleoside kinase: protein MDNHTLETAHPPKFIAVEGPIGVGKSSLAKKLAASFSCDLALEKADENPFLEHFYTHTNQSALPVQLHFLTERAKQWNELSQNELFSTGVVADFMLEKDRLFAKLTLTDEEYKLYDQMYQSLAIQTTKADLVVYLQAPVNTLQSRIRKRGIKHEKNISGEYLQKLSNAYTEFFHHYDSGPLLIVNASDINPVDNDEDYEQLLKHICSTRAGRHYLNPLPIL, encoded by the coding sequence TTGGATAATCACACTTTAGAAACCGCTCACCCACCCAAGTTCATTGCTGTTGAAGGCCCTATTGGCGTCGGCAAAAGCAGCTTAGCGAAAAAACTTGCAGCAAGTTTTTCGTGCGACCTCGCGCTGGAAAAAGCCGATGAAAACCCCTTTTTAGAACATTTCTATACGCACACCAACCAATCCGCATTACCCGTTCAACTGCATTTTTTAACGGAACGAGCAAAACAATGGAACGAATTAAGCCAAAATGAGCTTTTCTCAACAGGTGTTGTGGCTGATTTTATGCTCGAAAAAGATCGTTTATTTGCGAAGCTCACCCTAACGGATGAAGAGTACAAATTATATGATCAAATGTATCAATCACTTGCCATACAAACAACAAAAGCCGACTTGGTCGTCTACTTACAAGCCCCCGTTAATACTTTACAATCTAGAATAAGAAAACGCGGCATTAAGCACGAAAAGAATATCAGCGGAGAGTACCTACAAAAACTCTCCAATGCTTACACTGAATTTTTCCATCATTATGATTCAGGGCCCTTACTTATCGTCAACGCAAGCGACATCAACCCTGTTGATAACGATGAGGACTACGAGCAACTGCTAAAACACATCTGCTCTACACGCGCAGGTCGCCACTATTTAAACCCCTTACCCATTTTATAA
- the folK gene encoding 2-amino-4-hydroxy-6-hydroxymethyldihydropteridine diphosphokinase, translated as MQHSVSAYIGLGSNLSNPTQQVLTAIERLKQLKNCSLELVSSLYQTPPMGPQDQPDYTNAVAKISTSLTPYELLTSLQAIENQHGRTRDSGRWGARTLDLDILLYDALVSQDPELTLPHPGIASRAFVLYPLIELNKDLNIPTLGPVQTLIDKLNDSAPTRLDSAKI; from the coding sequence GTGCAACACTCTGTTTCCGCCTATATTGGATTGGGTAGCAATTTATCAAACCCTACGCAACAAGTACTAACTGCTATTGAGCGCCTTAAGCAACTAAAAAACTGCTCGCTTGAGTTGGTCTCCAGCTTGTACCAAACGCCTCCGATGGGGCCTCAAGATCAGCCTGACTACACTAATGCTGTGGCTAAAATCAGTACCTCGCTTACGCCCTATGAGCTATTAACTTCATTACAAGCCATCGAAAATCAACACGGTAGAACACGGGACTCGGGGCGTTGGGGCGCAAGAACATTAGATTTAGATATATTGCTTTATGATGCACTGGTTTCTCAAGACCCAGAACTGACACTCCCTCACCCTGGGATCGCTTCTAGAGCTTTTGTTTTATACCCATTAATTGAACTCAACAAAGATCTCAACATCCCTACCTTAGGCCCTGTTCAAACCTTAATAGACAAGTTGAATGACAGCGCACCCACACGTCTCGATTCAGCCAAAATTTAA